A genomic window from Armatimonadota bacterium includes:
- a CDS encoding phosphoenolpyruvate carboxykinase codes for MHYTPAKLSDRSVVIHMTGVQCTQPTQVFQSATAATVVQGFIDRLRSRESTMMRLFEGLETTCEPGEISEAALVLTRTLGLLVDLAPEELRVKAPDITVLLSDPDALAALVEMLYDHWRAHERYLIFEGGADESRDRALEGHLSFIHSNDDLNRLVRDAYQRILYHLRGHWPRVYRQVPSGANMSLLIDKVSWPCPPGPYQMLKDIKMVRLALMVPPVVLYPFANRRVGKFERVDSNPLERVIINPARWHCLPIRVGQMNMLVYFDRDFLAHAVCLLNLFEIAGHNEAREKPDGILVFGVPRGALKENPTVFYEDEENDLVLGVIGRSDEVDYLGYFKKMLLTLHNVAAMRKGRLPVHGAMCRVDLKGGRTSNVVIVGDSGAGKSETLEAFRILADEYLRGMTIIFDDMGSLALGDDGSIIAYGTEIGAFVRLDDLDTGYAFGRIDRSILVNPHRQNARVVIPITDYVDVVAGHKVDMLLYANNFEDVDEQHPIVDPAPSPEAALDVFRKGLRTAKGTSDESGLVGTYFGNPFGPEQLRDRHEPIAARFFQAAFDAGIPVGQLRTRLGVEGMEREGPIEAAKGLFELIRSTER; via the coding sequence ATGCATTACACACCTGCCAAGCTGTCGGATCGCAGCGTAGTCATCCACATGACCGGGGTGCAATGCACCCAGCCCACCCAAGTCTTCCAGAGCGCCACGGCGGCCACCGTGGTTCAGGGCTTCATCGACCGCCTGCGGTCGCGCGAGTCCACGATGATGCGCTTGTTCGAAGGCCTCGAGACCACCTGCGAGCCGGGCGAAATCTCCGAAGCCGCGCTGGTTCTCACGCGGACACTCGGGCTACTGGTGGATCTGGCGCCAGAGGAACTGCGGGTGAAAGCACCGGATATCACGGTGCTCCTATCCGATCCCGATGCCCTGGCGGCGCTGGTCGAGATGCTTTACGACCATTGGAGGGCACATGAGCGCTACCTGATCTTCGAGGGCGGCGCGGACGAGTCCCGGGATCGGGCGCTGGAGGGACACCTGAGTTTCATCCACTCAAACGACGATCTGAACCGCCTGGTGCGCGATGCCTACCAGCGCATCCTGTATCACCTGCGCGGACACTGGCCGCGCGTGTACCGCCAGGTGCCATCGGGCGCGAACATGAGCCTGCTGATCGACAAGGTTTCCTGGCCCTGCCCGCCCGGACCTTACCAGATGCTCAAGGACATCAAGATGGTCCGCCTTGCGCTCATGGTTCCGCCGGTGGTGCTCTATCCTTTCGCCAACCGCCGCGTGGGGAAGTTCGAGCGAGTTGACAGCAACCCGTTGGAGCGCGTGATCATCAACCCGGCGCGCTGGCATTGCCTACCGATTCGCGTGGGGCAGATGAATATGCTGGTCTACTTCGACCGGGACTTCCTGGCCCACGCGGTCTGCCTGCTGAATCTGTTTGAAATCGCCGGGCACAATGAGGCTCGAGAGAAGCCGGACGGGATCCTGGTCTTCGGTGTGCCCCGTGGCGCACTCAAGGAGAATCCCACGGTTTTCTATGAAGACGAGGAGAACGACCTGGTGCTCGGGGTCATCGGGCGCTCTGACGAGGTGGATTATCTCGGGTACTTCAAGAAAATGCTCCTGACGCTGCATAACGTGGCCGCCATGCGCAAGGGTCGCCTGCCTGTGCACGGGGCCATGTGTCGGGTCGATCTCAAGGGGGGGCGCACCAGTAACGTGGTAATCGTCGGCGACAGTGGCGCTGGGAAATCCGAGACGCTTGAGGCTTTCCGCATCCTTGCCGATGAGTACTTGCGCGGCATGACCATTATCTTCGACGATATGGGCTCCCTCGCATTGGGCGATGACGGCAGCATCATCGCCTACGGCACGGAGATTGGCGCGTTCGTCCGTCTCGACGACCTGGATACGGGCTACGCTTTCGGGCGCATCGACCGGAGCATCCTCGTCAACCCCCATCGGCAGAATGCGCGGGTCGTCATTCCCATCACCGACTACGTTGACGTGGTGGCGGGGCATAAAGTCGACATGCTTCTGTACGCGAACAACTTCGAAGACGTGGACGAGCAGCACCCCATCGTTGACCCGGCGCCCAGCCCTGAGGCGGCTCTCGATGTCTTCCGCAAGGGCCTGCGCACCGCGAAGGGCACCAGCGACGAAAGCGGGCTCGTGGGCACCTACTTCGGGAATCCTTTCGGACCGGAGCAGCTTCGGGATCGCCACGAGCCCATCGCGGCCCGGTTCTTTCAGGCGGCTTTCGATGCAGGGATACCGGTGGGGCAACTGCGCACGCGTCTTGGAGTGGAAGGCATGGAGCGCGAGGGACCCATCGAGGCCGCCAAGGGGTTGTTCGAGTTGATCCGCAGCACCGAGAGGTAG
- a CDS encoding carbohydrate binding domain-containing protein, with translation MVKKGFEDGLQGWRTQGEAEFGLDTEMKHSGAQSARITIAPGTKLNYQQLKWEIGPVSPGDEFRVSLWVRSRGVATDPGAYAALQFLDAAGERSGIVHSAISRSNGANDWQKLTLEGTAPKGTEKATLDLILHAEGTAWFDDVEVEMTGRIEEWPDLGMQTREITIDTGKVVHPSFGGVGFHVFHHAYPASQEIMDTVIAKRWREIRPSFARMNDRYDWDRATWDDVAGHIRRMRDETGTEIYLTTWGPKKTAPGQERAAYAKQVVDNLEYLVRDKGLSNVKTYCMTNELSLNGWGSLVGDMPTFRDYHQHLYDEIRRRGLDVGLLASDASPIDYWHTIEWAANNMDDITAVYGGHHYINDRPLDDERFYPWFLSKLQWAAGIARARGKNFILGEFGCKQDGSIRNGKKWDACIYWDTPQEPLVAIQLSEAAIAAINAGVYAMGNWTYMDFPDEASTNYANKWGMFRRSGDDYSTRAHYYAYGLLTRFFRGPATVFTTACNDPYLRVAAVRHHGTGAWSIAVVNRCPNTVPFSLQIKGDAPAITLRKYVYDPANIPFHPFGDMQAPEGLVEMANGELEDSIGPSTLTVYTSGFDDVPPAVVSGVKAAKQADGSWRIEWHANAEEDFCYYRVYCSDQAAFQPAVGNQIGSTIATHFVDRRPEPAGDRFYRVIAVDTSGNAGPG, from the coding sequence GTGGTGAAGAAAGGCTTCGAAGACGGGCTGCAGGGCTGGCGCACCCAAGGCGAGGCCGAGTTTGGCCTGGACACCGAGATGAAGCACTCGGGTGCACAGTCAGCACGGATCACCATCGCGCCGGGCACAAAGCTGAATTACCAGCAGCTCAAGTGGGAGATCGGCCCCGTCAGCCCCGGCGACGAGTTCCGCGTGAGTCTCTGGGTCCGCAGCCGCGGCGTTGCCACTGACCCGGGTGCGTATGCGGCCTTGCAGTTTCTGGACGCCGCGGGAGAGCGTTCCGGCATCGTCCATTCGGCCATTTCCAGGAGCAATGGTGCGAATGACTGGCAGAAACTGACCCTGGAGGGCACTGCGCCCAAGGGCACGGAGAAGGCGACGCTGGACCTGATCCTCCACGCTGAAGGTACCGCATGGTTCGATGATGTGGAGGTCGAGATGACCGGACGCATCGAAGAGTGGCCGGACCTCGGGATGCAGACGCGGGAAATCACCATCGACACCGGCAAGGTCGTGCATCCATCTTTCGGCGGCGTGGGCTTTCATGTGTTTCACCACGCCTACCCGGCGTCACAGGAGATTATGGACACCGTCATCGCAAAGCGCTGGCGAGAAATCCGCCCATCATTCGCCCGTATGAACGATCGATATGATTGGGACAGGGCCACCTGGGATGACGTGGCCGGACACATACGGCGCATGCGGGATGAGACCGGCACTGAGATCTACCTGACCACCTGGGGCCCGAAGAAAACCGCCCCGGGCCAGGAGCGCGCAGCCTACGCGAAGCAAGTCGTGGACAACCTGGAGTACCTGGTGCGGGACAAGGGACTGTCCAACGTGAAGACCTACTGCATGACCAACGAGCTATCCTTGAATGGCTGGGGCTCGCTGGTGGGAGACATGCCGACCTTCAGGGACTACCACCAGCACTTGTACGATGAGATCAGGCGGAGGGGACTGGACGTCGGTCTGCTGGCGTCGGACGCATCGCCCATCGACTACTGGCACACCATCGAGTGGGCCGCGAACAATATGGACGACATCACCGCGGTCTACGGCGGGCACCACTACATCAATGACCGGCCTCTCGACGATGAGCGTTTCTACCCGTGGTTCCTGTCGAAGCTCCAGTGGGCTGCCGGCATCGCCCGCGCCAGGGGGAAGAACTTCATCCTTGGCGAGTTCGGCTGCAAGCAGGACGGAAGCATCCGCAACGGGAAAAAGTGGGACGCCTGCATCTACTGGGATACGCCCCAGGAGCCGCTCGTGGCGATCCAGTTGTCCGAGGCGGCTATCGCCGCGATCAACGCCGGCGTCTACGCCATGGGCAACTGGACCTACATGGACTTCCCTGACGAAGCCAGCACCAACTATGCCAACAAGTGGGGGATGTTCCGCCGCAGCGGCGATGACTATTCCACCCGGGCTCACTACTATGCCTACGGCTTGCTCACCCGGTTCTTCCGCGGCCCGGCCACCGTTTTCACCACCGCCTGCAATGATCCGTACCTGCGCGTGGCAGCTGTTCGGCACCACGGTACGGGAGCCTGGTCCATCGCGGTGGTGAACCGATGCCCAAACACTGTTCCGTTCTCGCTCCAGATCAAGGGAGACGCGCCCGCTATCACGCTGCGCAAGTACGTCTATGACCCGGCGAACATCCCCTTCCACCCATTCGGGGACATGCAGGCGCCCGAGGGCCTGGTGGAGATGGCCAACGGAGAACTGGAGGACAGCATCGGCCCGAGTACTCTGACAGTCTACACGTCGGGTTTCGACGACGTGCCGCCAGCAGTGGTTTCAGGGGTCAAGGCTGCGAAGCAGGCTGATGGCTCCTGGCGCATTGAGTGGCACGCGAATGCGGAAGAGGACTTCTGTTACTACCGCGTCTACTGCTCAGACCAGGCGGCCTTCCAGCCGGCTGTAGGTAACCAGATCGGGTCAACTATCGCGACGCACTTCGTCGACCGTCGGCCCGAGCCGGCAGGGGACCGTTTCTACCGGGTAATCGCAGTGGACACATCAGGCAACGCCGGACCGGGGTAG